One Polaribacter reichenbachii genomic window, TCTACAGTAAAAAGTTTAGGTAATGGAAAACGAAAGCAATATTTTTGTCCAAGAAATACTAAAAGTATTTGGAGTGCTTTAAACAAGAAATACATTAAAGAACTTGCTGAAAATAATTTAATGCACAAAAGCGGTTTAGAAATTATTAAAATTGGTAAAAAAAATGGCTCTTGGTCTGCTTTAGATAAAGTTGAAAAAGGTATAATTCCTGATGATTTACAAGCTGAATTCAATAAAAATAAAACTGCTTTTATCAATTTTAAAAACTTTGCACCTAGTTATAGAAAGAACTATTTATATTGGATTCATCAAGCAAAAAGACCAGCTACAAGACAAAAAAGAATATCGGAAATTATTGCTTTTTGCGAGCAAAACATTAAATCTAGAGATGCTCGTTAAACTAGAAAGCTATCTAGAACAAATTCTAAATAGCTTTCAGATAAAAAAAATAAACAAAAAGAAAAATTATTGAAGTAAGCTGTATACAAATTCTGGATGACCACGTTCTCCATCAGCATTTGTTAATGCTAAAAACTTTAACTTGTAAAGATTACCATCTGTATCATTAACAACATAAAAAACATTGTCTTTTAAAGAAGGTAAACTTCCTGGTCCACCACCATTTCTCCAACTACTTCCTATACTTCTTTGGTCTGTTGTAAAATTTGCTGTTGCAAGATCTGCCAAAGTAAAATCATCATAAGTAAAAGCATCTACATCTGTATCTATCATATATACTTGTGCGTCTGCTTTTGTGTTATTCGTAATAAAATCAGAATATCCGTAAGAACCATAGCCTTCTATTTCGTTTGTAAAAACAGTAAAGTTTAAATCCCAGTTTTGTTTTACTGGCTCTACACTTGCTTCTGCATCAGAATTAAAACTAAAAAAAGTAAAATTATAAGCCGAGTTTTTAGCAATAGTTACTTCGTTATAAGTTGTTGCATCTAAATCTGCATATTGTAAAACATAATCAGATCCACTTTTTAGAATTCTAATTTTTTTCCATCCTCTAGAATCACCTGAAATAGCTACACTTCCTGTTTCTGGAATATCTGTACCAACTTCATATCCTAAGTTTAGTAAATACACATTATTATTTGCATCATTATCAGAAATTTCTGCAATTGCTGTTTCTGTTATTGTACCATTTGGTGCATCTACATAAGCTGTGTTTGCTGCATCAAAAGTACCAACTGCAACTTTTGGTTGTAATTCTCGTACTTCTGCTGTTGTAGAATTTACTGCATTTATATCCGTAGAAGATAATTGAGCAACTGCCATATAAAGTGATCCATTTAATACTACTCTAAACTCTGAACCAGAGTAAAAACCAAGATCCCAAGAATCTCGTTTTATAGCTGTTGTTGTACTTGTACTTAAGTCTACATAAACTTGGTTTGGTTGGTTTGGTCCACCAACTTCTGGTGCTATTGATGCTCCATCAATTACTACAACTATGGGTTCTGTTGGTGCATCATCATCATTACAGCTTGTAAAAGAAAATACTGCAATACATAAAATAAAAGTTAAGAATTTGTTTGTCATGATTATTTAAATTAAAAATTAAGATTATATAATAGTTTTAAGTAATAAGATTTGCCATAGCCAAGTAATAGTGCACTATTATCTGTAGAATGAATACCTTCTGAATTCGTGCCACTAACATTTACGTTAACAACATCGAAAAGATTTCTACCTCCTAGAGTTACTTGGATTTTGTTTTTTAAAAATGATTTTTTTACTGAAGCATCTAACCAGTTATAAGCAGCTGTAGTAGATTTTGTAAAAATTGAATTACCATCTGTATCTACACTAGAAGACACATAATTTTGTTGTTTACCATTATGTTTTAGTAAAACTGTTAAGGCTGTTTGCCATTTTTTGATGTTGTAAGTTGCACTTGTATTTAATTGAAAAGAATACAAAAAATCATCTTCTACATTGGCTTCATTTTCAGATACTCTAGATATTCCTTGTAAAGTAGCTCCTAAATTAAATGTCCACACATCTTTTTTAAAGCTGTTAGTAGTGGTAATACCCCAAAGTTTATAACTATCAATATTTATGTATTGATATTGTAGAGGAATTGTATTAACAATAGCCAAATCAATTTTATCAGAAACATCTAAATAGCTAATTTTTAAACTATTTAGCACAGAAACATCATTTATATAACTGTATTTTTTTAGGTTGATAAATGCTGTAAATCCGTTTTCTGGATTCAAATTTTCATTACCTCTAACATCATGGTTAGAGTCTACAAAATAATAATAGAGTTCTTCAAAATTAGGTGTTCTGTAAGAAGTACCAATATTACCACGTAGTTCAAATCCATTTTTCATTAAGTAACGTGCACTTAAAGAACCTAAAACTTTCGATTTAAATAAGGAATTATATTCGTATCTAATTCCTGGTCTTAACGTAAATTTATCTGAAAATTTATATTCAGCAGAACCAAAAACAGCAAAATTATTTTGTGACTGTTCCTTATCTTCTCCAGTAATTTCGCCAGAAGATTCTGTATCAAAACCAGTTATAAAACGAGTTTCATAACCCAATTGAAAATTAAATTTATCACTTTTTACAAGGTTGTTAATATTACCTCTAGAAAAGAATACTTTACTAGATTGATAAGTTTCATCGGTTTCATTACTTCTTTCTTTACTTAAAATAAAGTAGTTAAACTCATTTAAATTTCTTTTTTGTTCTTGATAAGAAAGAGCAAAATTATAATTAGCTCCAGAATTTAATTGACCAATAAAATTTAAGTTATTTACAAATCTATTGGTTGTAAAAATTTTGTCTGTCGAGGAAGGATTACTCGTTTGTGAAGCAACATCTATATTAGCTCTTACAGCAGCATCGTAATAATTAATTAACTCATTAAAATATTCGAACTTATAAAAAAACTGAAATTTTTCTTTACGATATTGTACAAAAGCGTTTGTGTTTACTTGTTCTTTTGGCAACCAATCATAACCTCTTAAACCATCATTTTCGTAATAATTAGCACCTTGTCTGCCATTATAAAAACCAGCAAAATCATTTCTATTTATACCTAATCTTACTAACCAATTATCAGCAACTTGATTCGCTATATTTAAAGATTGTATATGCCTACCTTCATCAAACAATGCATATTCTTTACTAACAGTTTCTTCTTGTATAGCAGCTCTAATTTGCCAATCATTATCTATATTTTTTTTAGTGATAATGTTTATAACTCCAGAAACTGAATTAGCTCCATATTCTACACCCATTGCACCTTCAACAATTTCAATACGCTCTATATCATCTAAATTAATCTGGGTTAAATCGATGTTATTTCCTAAACCTGTATCACTTACTAAAGGAATGTTATCTACTAAAATATTAAAGTATTGAGCATCTAAGCCAAAAAATGAAATGGTAGATTTCCCTGTTTGAGAACTTGGTATTATTGTTAAGTTTAAATTAAAATTTAATAAATCTGCTAAACTATTTGCTGCCTGATTTTCTATTTGCTCTCTTTTTATAACAATTACATTATGTACAGATTTTTTAATAGACCTTGGATTATATTGGCCAGTAACCACAACCTCCTCTAGTTCAGTAATATTAGTAGAGTCTTTTTTTTGCTCTTGGCTAAATACAACCAAGTTTATCAATAAGAAAAAAAGTATATATTTGTTATTTAGAAACATTCTTAATAATTTTCGACAAATATATATCTTATTTTTAATCAATCTAAATAAATTTTATATTTTTGTCGAAAATAAATATTATTTAAATAAATCATAAATGAAAAAACTAGTACTAACATGTTTAATATGCATTGTTACAATTGCAGTAAATGCACAAAGCAAAAAAACAAAAGACAAAAACGCTATTAAAGAAATGTGTGGTTGTTTTGAGGTAACTTTTAATTTTACAGAAACTTTTAATTATAGCAAAGATGAAAACTATAAGCCTTCTAAAACAAAGATTGATAAAGGTCTAGAATGGGCTGGTTTGGTTGTAGATGATAACAACAAAATTTCTATTCAACACTTATTACAAGTGGGTAACCCAGCTAAACCTATGATTATAAAACATTGGAGACAAGATTGGTTGTATCAAAACACAGATTTTTATATGTATAATGGCGATAATAATTGGACATTTAAACAAAAAGACAAAAAAGATGTAAAGAAACAATGGACGCAGAAAGTATATCAAGTAGATGATAGCCCAAGATACGAAGGTTCTGGAACTTGGGTACATGTAGATGGAAAAAGTTATTGGGAAAACACAACTACAGCACCTTTACCAAGAAGAGAATACACAAAAAGAAGCGATTACAACATAACATTAAGAGGTAACAGACACCAAATTACAGATTATGGATGGGTACATGATCAAGATAATAGTAAAATAATTCGCAAAGCTGGTAAAGATGATATAATTCTTGCCAAAGAAAAAGGATACAATACTTATAAAAGGGTTGCAGAAAGCAAATGTAAAGCTGCTGCAAATTGGTGGATTGCTCATAATGATAAATGGCAATTGGTTAGAAATAAATGGGCAGAAGTTTATGGTAGAAATAAAGATTTAACTTTAGAAACAAAAGTAGATAACAAACCACTTTACAAACATTTATTTGCTGATGAAGTAACTAAAGAACAAGAAATGAATACAATAATTGAATCATTTGTAAAAAAATAAATAATGAAAAGTTCTCAAAAAATATCAATCTTATTATTTCTGATTAGTTTCAGCGCTTTTGCACAACAAAAAAATATTTTTCACGATAGAAGTTTTTGGCAATCTAAACCAAGTATAGCAACTATAGATCAAAAAATAGCAGAAGGTAATGATATCGAAAAATCGAATATAAATGCTTTTGATGCAACTGTTTACGCTATTAACGCTAAAGCTGATGATGACGTAATTAAATATATTATAGCAAAAAACAACAACAAAGTAAATAAACTTACTCATGATGGTAGAACTTATTTACATTGGGCTGCTTACAGTGGTAAATTAGAAATTATGAAATATTTAATTTCTAAAGGCGCAAAAACCGATGTTGTAGATACACATGGTAATACATTTTTAAATTTTGCTGCTTCTTCTGGGCAAAACAATCTAGAAATTTACAAATATGGTATAAAAGCTGGTGCAGACATTACCAAAGAAAAAAATCATGATGGTGCTAATGCATTACTTTTAGTTGCTTCTCAATTAAAAGATTTTAAAATTGTAGATCTTTTTGTTGCAAATGGTGCTTCTTTAAATGATAAAGATGACTATGGAAATGGCTTTTTTGAATATGCTGCAAAAGGTGGAAACACTCAATTTTTATCAACTTTAATTGATAAAGGAATTGATACTGGTAATAACGCAATGATTTTTGCAAGTCAAGGTTCTAGAAGAAAAAGCAACACTTTAGCTACGTATCAATTTTTAGCAGATAAAGGAATTAAGGTTAATGTTATAGATCATGAAAACAGAAATCCTTTACATTTAATTGCTAGAAATAATAAAGACATTAATATCTATAAATTCTTTTTAGATAAAGGTGTAGACGTAAATTTACAAGATAATGAAGGTAATACTCCTTTTATGATTGCTGCAAATGGTGGTAACTTAAAAGTTGTAGAATTTTTAGCTAAAGATGTAAAAAATATCAACCTAAAAAATAAAAAAGGTAATACTGCATTAACCAATGCTGTTGGTAGAAATTCTGCTGAAGTTGTTACTTTTTTAATTGAAAAAGGTGCTGATATTAATACTTTAGACAAAGATGGTAATACACTTTCTTACTACTTAATTAATAGTTTTGGTGGCAGAAACAAAGATGCTTTCGAAACAAAATTAAAGGTTTTAGAAAAAAACGGATTGGTTATAAACAAACCACAAAACTCTGGTAACACTTTATTACATATTGCTGCAACCGAAAATAATTTAGCTTTATTAAAAAGATTGGCTAGCTTTAATATTGATGTAAATGCAAAAAATAAAGAAGGTATAACAGCTTTACAAATTTCAGCAATGAAAGCCAAAGATGATAAAATCATAAAATACTTATTAAGCATTGGAGCAGACAAAAACATTAAAACAGATTTTGATGAAACTGTATATGATTTAGCATCAGAAAACGAATTATTAAAAAAACAAAACGTAAATATTAGCTTTTTAAAATAAGAAGATGAAAACGAAAAGAACCCTATTAATATTGCCAGTTGTATTGTTAATGATAACTGCTTTATTTAGTTTTAAAAAATACTCAGGAAGTTCGCCATATAAATGTATGATTCAAATGAAAAATTATACAGGTGAAGGTGCATATATTGTAATTTCATTATTAAATCCAGAAGGTAAATATGAAGAAACTTTATATGTACAAGGTGATGATGATGAATGGTATTTTGATATTACAGAATGGTGGAATTTTCAAGGAAAAAAACGTGCTGATATAGACGCAATTACAGGCGCAACTATTAGTGGTGGAGAGCGCTCTATAAGCGTAATTCAAATTCCTGATGATAAATTAAACCAAGGCTATAAACTTCGATTTGAAACAGCTGTAGAAGATAAAGACTATTATAAAGATGATGTTGAGTTTGAGCTAACTTCAGATAACATAAAATCTAAAATAGAAGGTAAAGGCTTTATTCGTTACATAAGAATGATACCTCAATAACTTACCTAATTAACAGCAATTCCACTGATTAACCAGAATTGATTTAATTAACAAATTGGTGGAATTGTTTTATAAAACACAGTCAGAACTAACACTTTTATGACAATTTCTATTTGGAGATATAGCCATTTAACTTTGGCAATATCTACTGCCCTATTTATTATAATCGCTTCAATTACAGGAATAATTTTAGCTTTTGAACCTATTTCTAATAAGCTACAACCTTATTCACCTGCAAATATTGAGCAAATTACTGTTGCAGAAACTGTAGGTGTTTTATCAAATAAATATGATGAAATAATTACCTTAGAAATTGATGAAAATAATTTTGTTAGTACATCTGTAGTTACAAAAGAAGGTAAAAGTGAAACCTTTTACATTAACCCAAAAACAGGAGAAAAAGTTGGTGATATTATAGAAAAAGCACCAATTTTTGAATTTGCAACCAATTTACATAGATCTTTATTTTTAAAATCTACAGGCCGTTTTCTTATTGGTTTTGTATCTTTTTTACTTTTATTAATTGCCATTTCTGGTGTAGTTTTAATAGCAAAAAGACAAGGTGGCTTTTTAAAGATTTTCTCTAAAATAGTTAAAGAAGATTTTAATCAATATTATCATATAATTTTAGGTCGATATTTTTTAATTCCGATTATAATTATCACAATAACTGGTGTTTATTTATCCTTAGAAAAATTTTCTTTGTTACCAAAGGATAAAAATATACATCAACAAAACTTAGCTTTTAACAATGAAGCTTCAAAACTAAAAACTACTGATTTTGATTTTTTCCAAAAAACAAAATTGGCAGATGTAACTAGTTTAGAGTTCCCTTTCTCTTCAGATGAGGAAGATTACTTTTATGTAAAAACTGTAGATAATGAATTAGCTATTCATCAATTTAATGGACAAATTGTAAGCAACAAAAAACAATCTTTAACTAGTTTAGGGTCTTATTATAGTTTGATTTTACACACAGGGCAAGGTTCAATTTTATGGTCTATTGTTTTACTTTTAGCCTGTTTTACTATTCTTTTCTTTATCTTTTCTGGTTTTTCTTTAACTCTTAAAAGAAGAAAAAATACATCAGTAATAAAAAATAAGTTTTATAAAGATGAAGCAGAATTTATAATTTTAGTAGGTTCAGAAACAGGGAGCACGTATAATTTTGCAACTGTATTTTATAAAGCCTTATTAACATCAAATAAAACTGCTTTTATATCAGATTTAAATAGCTATACAACTTACAAAAAAGCCAAAAATATCATAGTTTTTACTGCTACTTATGGAGATGGAGAAGCGCCTGTAAATGCCACTAAATTTATTAATAAGTTTAATCAAATTATACAAAAAAACACCATCCAATTTTCTGTAATTGGTTTTGGTTCTACTGATTATCAAGCTTACTGTAAGTTTGCAATTTTAGTGCATTCTACAATGCAATTACACAAGAAATTTGTACCTGTTTTACCAATTTTCAAAATTGATAATCAGTCTTTTTCTGCTTTTGAAAATTGGTTAAAAGAGTGGAACTCTTATTACAGATTAAATTTACATATTAACAAAGAAGATTTAGATAAAAATAAACCAAAAGAGCAAATATTTAGAGTTATTAATAAAACTGAATTAAACTGCGATAATACTTTTTTAATTGAACTAAAACCCTCTAAAAAACTAAAATTTACTTCTGGAGATTTACTATCTATCACCCCAAAAAACGAAAATAAAAATCGTTTGTATTCTATAGCTAAAGTAAATGGGAATATATTATTGAGCATTAAAAAACACGAATTTGGTGTTTGTTCTAATTATTTGAAATTTGTAAATAAAAATGATAAAATTGTAGCTTCTATTGTTAAAAATGATAGTTTTCATTTTCCTGATAAAGCTAAAGAAATTATCTTAATTGCAAATGGAACAGGAATTGCTCCATTTTTAGGAATGATTAGTAAAAATAGTAAAAAGAAGATTCATTTGTTTTGGGGAGGAAGAACTAAAGAATCTTTAAAAATTTATCAAAATAAGATTGAGCATGCTATAGAAAATAAAAGTTTAACTTCTTTCCATTCTGCTTTTTCACAAGAACAAAAAGAGAAATTTTATGTTCAAGATCTTTTAACAAATCATTCAGAATTAATTGCAAAGACTTTAAGAAATGGAGATGAAATTTTAATTTGTGGTTCTTTGGCTATGCAAAGAGGAGTTATATCTGCATTGAATACTATTACTGAAAAATCGTTAAAAACATCAATTAAAAAGTATCAAGAGAATCATCAAATTAAAACAGATTGTTATTAAAATGTAAGAATATGTGTCAGAATTCTAGAATAATATCAAGTGTAAAAAATGGAGAACTAGCTGTTTGTAATGGTTGTAAAAATTATGCATTAACGTTTAATAATGTCTATTTTCAATTTGATAAAAATCAACTTTTAGAATTCAGAAAATATATTGCAAATATAGATGTTGATTATTGGCAAGAATATTATGCTTACACTTCTAAAAAGAGAAAAATACCAGTAACCACTTTACATCAAAATTTAATTTTGATTTTTAGTTTAGAAGAAATTGAAGATTTAAAGACATTGTTATTATTGAAAGAAAATTCTAAAAATGAATTTATATCTCTAGAACAAATTAACTATCCTTTTATTCTAAATTAAAAAATCCTCACAAAATTTACATTGTGAGGCTTTTTTAGATTAAATCTTCTTATGGATATTTATCAAAATAATGAGCTAGATTACAAATCACTAAAAAACAAATTCTGCCCATTAACTCATATTTAGCTAAATATTTAATGATTATTATAAACTATAATACTATTTAATGTATTACCGTTTATTAGTTTTAAGTAGAAAAACTAATCATAATTAGTAGGATAAAAAATCTTAACTTTTTACAAATCTTTTGATAGTTTTACCCTTATTAGTTTCTACTAGTGTAAAATATTGTCCTTTTGATAAATTATGAACATTTACTCTATTAGAAGTTTCATCTAAAATTAATTGACCTTTGATATCATATACTTTAACACTTTTCAAAACTATATTTTGTGGTATATTAATTAGAAGTTCATAAACTACAGGGTTAGGATAAACTTTAATAATAGATTCGATATCAAAATCATTAATATATAATACCCCAATATTAAAACCTTGCCAGTTTATTGAACTCGAGTATGTTGCAACACTTTCATTTGGAACAGATAAATTAATATTAGCAAGTACTAAACCTTCAAATGAATTTGCATTTAATGTTGGTGGTGTAGTTGCTAAACTACTTACGTTAAGCAATGAGTTACAATAAGCAAAAGCTTCACTTCCTACAGAAGTTAATCCACTTCCAAAATTAATCTCTGCTAAATCTGTATTGGCAAAAAAAGCTACATTATCTATTGTAGTTACAGAGTTTGGAATAGTTACACTGGTTAATCCTGTTTTATAAAACGCACCTATTCCTATATAAGTTAAGCCTTCTCCAAGACTAACAGAAGTTAACAAAATATTATTTGCAAAAGCATCATTAGAAATACTTGTTACAGTATTGGGTAAAGAAATACTAGATATAGATGATACTGCTGCATCACCTTGAGCAAAAGCCCATCCTTTTAAAGAAATTACAGTATATGTATTTGTTCCATCTGTTACTGTTTCTGGAATAACAATATCTCCTGTTAGTTCGTTATTACTACCTACTTGGGCTGTCATTGTAATATTGCTTACTACTTCGTAATTAATTCCACCATCTTTAAATTGGGCGAAAGCTGTATTACAAATTAGTGCGAATAACACATAAATAAAATAAATTTTTCTCATGATAAATTAGTTTTAGTTAATAAAAATTAAACACATTTAGAGGCTAAATTTTAGCATAAATATCCTATTCAGTTTATTTATAAAATTAAACTGTTGATTTTAAGCGAAATAAATTATTTGTTATTTTAGTTTTTCTTGAACTTGTTTATAGTTTTTTTTACAAAATAATTCAATAGTTTCTTTTAGTAATTCTGAAATAGTATCATTATTATTTTGAATGGCATCATGAATTTCTTTAGCCAACTCAAATTTTAATGAATTCTCTTTGATATTTGTTCCTTTTAATTTGTTAACATGTTTTGCTGTTTTTGTTAAATACTGATAACCGTGTTCTAAGCTTGGTTCAATCTCAGTACCTTCATTCCAATCATTCCATGTTTCTAACACCACATAATCCATAGGTATTTTTCCTTGGTAATTATGTATATAGTTCCAAGTATCATCAAACACTTTTCCATTTTGTCTACTAATTAACCTGTTTCCTCCCCAAGAAGTATTTTTTCTATCATCAAAGCCTGCCCATACACCACCAACTACAAAACTGGATTTTGTTTCAAAGGTGTTTACCTCATCATAGAAATAGTTTAAATAGTCTTTACCCCAATTAAGCCCTTTCTCGTCCCATTCACCTCCTGGTTGCACCCAAGGATAAAAAGCATTTACATAAGGTTGAACTTCTTCTCCTTCTCCAAAGGTATTCCAGATTAAATACGGTTTATTATTTTTAAATACGGAATCAATAACTGTACTAAAACTCTTTGCTGTCAAAAACTTTTTAGGATAATCAAAAGAGAAAAACAATGGATGTTTTTTATGATACAAATAGTTTTTTCTTTTCATTATATTCTCTTTAAAATCTTTCATTTTTATAAAAGTTGTATCTAAAGGTTCTTCCAAATCAAATCCCTGATCATCATAACTAATTAAATATTTTAGATTAAAGTTCTCTTTAGATATAGATTGCAACTCATCTATGGTATTAAATAATTCTACCATAGTTTCATAATCGTATTTATCTTTTATATTAATGGCAATAGCATCTATACCAGATAACCAAGCCAATAGAGTATGATAGACTAAAGTAGCTTTGCTTTTAGAATTATATGCTCCAATAATTGGTGTATTTGCATAACCATGTTCCCAATGCCTCAGCTTTTTATTTGATGCATTTTTATCAGAATACCATCCCATATAATGAACAATCACCTTTGTTGAATTTTTTGCCAAGTTACTTTTTGTAATTTTTGATTTGGTATTATCAACACAGTTAAACAAAAACATACATAAACAAACAACTATTATCGAATTTTTCATTACTCTTTTAGTATTAAGAACCTGATATAATCTCCTCTGCCAACTCATACGCTTTTTGCCCATTAGTTTTTAAATAATGACCAATAGACTCTTCCAAAACTGGATAATATGTATTATAATCTCTATCACCATTTTCTATTAATTTTGCAGCTTCATAAATTCTTATTGGAGCACCAAACATCCATTTTTCTGAATCAACCAAAGTTGGTTCTCCTTTGTAAGTTGAGATATGATTTGCTGTTAATTCAATATATTGATAATTACCAGACCCTTTTACTGGCTCAATTTCAGATCCTTCATTAAAATCATTCCATGTTTCAAGAATAACCCAGTCAATTTCACCTGGATGTGTATCGTTTATAAGTGCCCAAGTATCATTGTAAGTTTCACCATTTCTACGATCTATCCATCGTCCTTGTCCCCAAGATGCG contains:
- a CDS encoding TonB-dependent receptor plug domain-containing protein, encoding MFLNNKYILFFLLINLVVFSQEQKKDSTNITELEEVVVTGQYNPRSIKKSVHNVIVIKREQIENQAANSLADLLNFNLNLTIIPSSQTGKSTISFFGLDAQYFNILVDNIPLVSDTGLGNNIDLTQINLDDIERIEIVEGAMGVEYGANSVSGVINIITKKNIDNDWQIRAAIQEETVSKEYALFDEGRHIQSLNIANQVADNWLVRLGINRNDFAGFYNGRQGANYYENDGLRGYDWLPKEQVNTNAFVQYRKEKFQFFYKFEYFNELINYYDAAVRANIDVASQTSNPSSTDKIFTTNRFVNNLNFIGQLNSGANYNFALSYQEQKRNLNEFNYFILSKERSNETDETYQSSKVFFSRGNINNLVKSDKFNFQLGYETRFITGFDTESSGEITGEDKEQSQNNFAVFGSAEYKFSDKFTLRPGIRYEYNSLFKSKVLGSLSARYLMKNGFELRGNIGTSYRTPNFEELYYYFVDSNHDVRGNENLNPENGFTAFINLKKYSYINDVSVLNSLKISYLDVSDKIDLAIVNTIPLQYQYINIDSYKLWGITTTNSFKKDVWTFNLGATLQGISRVSENEANVEDDFLYSFQLNTSATYNIKKWQTALTVLLKHNGKQQNYVSSSVDTDGNSIFTKSTTAAYNWLDASVKKSFLKNKIQVTLGGRNLFDVVNVNVSGTNSEGIHSTDNSALLLGYGKSYYLKLLYNLNF
- a CDS encoding ankyrin repeat domain-containing protein; this translates as MKSSQKISILLFLISFSAFAQQKNIFHDRSFWQSKPSIATIDQKIAEGNDIEKSNINAFDATVYAINAKADDDVIKYIIAKNNNKVNKLTHDGRTYLHWAAYSGKLEIMKYLISKGAKTDVVDTHGNTFLNFAASSGQNNLEIYKYGIKAGADITKEKNHDGANALLLVASQLKDFKIVDLFVANGASLNDKDDYGNGFFEYAAKGGNTQFLSTLIDKGIDTGNNAMIFASQGSRRKSNTLATYQFLADKGIKVNVIDHENRNPLHLIARNNKDINIYKFFLDKGVDVNLQDNEGNTPFMIAANGGNLKVVEFLAKDVKNINLKNKKGNTALTNAVGRNSAEVVTFLIEKGADINTLDKDGNTLSYYLINSFGGRNKDAFETKLKVLEKNGLVINKPQNSGNTLLHIAATENNLALLKRLASFNIDVNAKNKEGITALQISAMKAKDDKIIKYLLSIGADKNIKTDFDETVYDLASENELLKKQNVNISFLK
- a CDS encoding DUF6607 family protein codes for the protein MKKLVLTCLICIVTIAVNAQSKKTKDKNAIKEMCGCFEVTFNFTETFNYSKDENYKPSKTKIDKGLEWAGLVVDDNNKISIQHLLQVGNPAKPMIIKHWRQDWLYQNTDFYMYNGDNNWTFKQKDKKDVKKQWTQKVYQVDDSPRYEGSGTWVHVDGKSYWENTTTAPLPRREYTKRSDYNITLRGNRHQITDYGWVHDQDNSKIIRKAGKDDIILAKEKGYNTYKRVAESKCKAAANWWIAHNDKWQLVRNKWAEVYGRNKDLTLETKVDNKPLYKHLFADEVTKEQEMNTIIESFVKK
- a CDS encoding HmuY family protein → MTNKFLTFILCIAVFSFTSCNDDDAPTEPIVVVIDGASIAPEVGGPNQPNQVYVDLSTSTTTAIKRDSWDLGFYSGSEFRVVLNGSLYMAVAQLSSTDINAVNSTTAEVRELQPKVAVGTFDAANTAYVDAPNGTITETAIAEISDNDANNNVYLLNLGYEVGTDIPETGSVAISGDSRGWKKIRILKSGSDYVLQYADLDATTYNEVTIAKNSAYNFTFFSFNSDAEASVEPVKQNWDLNFTVFTNEIEGYGSYGYSDFITNNTKADAQVYMIDTDVDAFTYDDFTLADLATANFTTDQRSIGSSWRNGGGPGSLPSLKDNVFYVVNDTDGNLYKLKFLALTNADGERGHPEFVYSLLQ
- a CDS encoding YdeI/OmpD-associated family protein, with the translated sequence MVEKPELYFKNDIEWRNWLSKNYSTSTGVYLIFYKVENLEESMRWEEAVKVALCFGWIDSTVKSLGNGKRKQYFCPRNTKSIWSALNKKYIKELAENNLMHKSGLEIIKIGKKNGSWSALDKVEKGIIPDDLQAEFNKNKTAFINFKNFAPSYRKNYLYWIHQAKRPATRQKRISEIIAFCEQNIKSRDAR
- a CDS encoding DUF2271 domain-containing protein, whose amino-acid sequence is MKTKRTLLILPVVLLMITALFSFKKYSGSSPYKCMIQMKNYTGEGAYIVISLLNPEGKYEETLYVQGDDDEWYFDITEWWNFQGKKRADIDAITGATISGGERSISVIQIPDDKLNQGYKLRFETAVEDKDYYKDDVEFELTSDNIKSKIEGKGFIRYIRMIPQ
- a CDS encoding PepSY domain-containing protein, which translates into the protein MTISIWRYSHLTLAISTALFIIIASITGIILAFEPISNKLQPYSPANIEQITVAETVGVLSNKYDEIITLEIDENNFVSTSVVTKEGKSETFYINPKTGEKVGDIIEKAPIFEFATNLHRSLFLKSTGRFLIGFVSFLLLLIAISGVVLIAKRQGGFLKIFSKIVKEDFNQYYHIILGRYFLIPIIIITITGVYLSLEKFSLLPKDKNIHQQNLAFNNEASKLKTTDFDFFQKTKLADVTSLEFPFSSDEEDYFYVKTVDNELAIHQFNGQIVSNKKQSLTSLGSYYSLILHTGQGSILWSIVLLLACFTILFFIFSGFSLTLKRRKNTSVIKNKFYKDEAEFIILVGSETGSTYNFATVFYKALLTSNKTAFISDLNSYTTYKKAKNIIVFTATYGDGEAPVNATKFINKFNQIIQKNTIQFSVIGFGSTDYQAYCKFAILVHSTMQLHKKFVPVLPIFKIDNQSFSAFENWLKEWNSYYRLNLHINKEDLDKNKPKEQIFRVINKTELNCDNTFLIELKPSKKLKFTSGDLLSITPKNENKNRLYSIAKVNGNILLSIKKHEFGVCSNYLKFVNKNDKIVASIVKNDSFHFPDKAKEIILIANGTGIAPFLGMISKNSKKKIHLFWGGRTKESLKIYQNKIEHAIENKSLTSFHSAFSQEQKEKFYVQDLLTNHSELIAKTLRNGDEILICGSLAMQRGVISALNTITEKSLKTSIKKYQENHQIKTDCY
- a CDS encoding DUF6686 family protein — translated: MCQNSRIISSVKNGELAVCNGCKNYALTFNNVYFQFDKNQLLEFRKYIANIDVDYWQEYYAYTSKKRKIPVTTLHQNLILIFSLEEIEDLKTLLLLKENSKNEFISLEQINYPFILN